Proteins from one Bacteroides zhangwenhongii genomic window:
- a CDS encoding RagB/SusD family nutrient uptake outer membrane protein: MKHNNIEKRIGSFLLATFLFLLLGTSCIDDFAEINKNPLYPDKEVEKQDGILYGAYLANFQKAVIPIGTAADKTEPVNRYQISVNLAGDAWAGYMSARENKWNGALNFTNYFMYENWVNYTFGFMVTDVFTPWIQIKRNSQDEGAKNDEIYALAQVIKIAALHRTTDMFGPIPYFKVGSGSFKVPYDSQEDVYRSFFKELEEAIDMLTKYSEKSDKVLADFDAVYEGDVNKWIRFANSLMLRLAIRVRYADEALAKEYAEKAVIHPKGLITTPEDAPKMGKGAGLQMKNPLKTIRDEYNDTRMGATIYCYLQGYSDPRGAVYFNKVSGAFKAVRTGIPQTNVYGDFSTPKTSEDDPLYWMKASEVLFLKAEGALAGFEMGGKAKDFYNDGVRMSFQENGVSDADTYLANSSYKPVNYTDSQNSSLSVEAPSAITIRWNESTDAIEENLERIITQKYLAIYPNGQEAWTEWRRTGYPRQIVVAENKTNANVSTGNGFNRGGVRRLPYPRNEYDQNGANVSDAVSKYLNGTDDAATNVWWDKKYK; this comes from the coding sequence ATGAAACACAATAATATAGAAAAGAGAATCGGGAGTTTCTTATTGGCTACTTTTCTATTTCTGCTGTTAGGTACTTCTTGTATAGATGATTTTGCAGAGATCAATAAGAATCCTCTTTATCCTGATAAAGAAGTGGAAAAGCAAGATGGGATACTTTACGGAGCATATTTAGCAAATTTCCAAAAGGCAGTTATTCCCATCGGAACAGCAGCTGATAAGACAGAGCCGGTAAATAGGTATCAGATTAGCGTCAACTTGGCTGGTGATGCATGGGCGGGATATATGTCTGCACGCGAAAATAAGTGGAATGGTGCTCTGAATTTTACGAATTATTTTATGTATGAGAATTGGGTGAATTATACATTTGGCTTTATGGTGACAGATGTATTCACCCCATGGATTCAGATCAAACGTAATTCACAGGATGAAGGAGCCAAAAATGATGAAATTTATGCGTTGGCGCAAGTGATTAAGATTGCGGCATTGCATCGCACTACTGATATGTTTGGTCCGATACCTTATTTCAAGGTAGGAAGTGGCTCCTTTAAAGTTCCATATGATTCACAGGAAGATGTATATCGCTCATTCTTTAAAGAATTGGAAGAAGCAATAGATATGTTAACTAAATATTCGGAAAAAAGTGATAAAGTTCTTGCGGATTTTGATGCAGTGTATGAAGGCGATGTGAATAAATGGATTCGTTTTGCCAATTCACTAATGTTGCGGTTGGCTATTCGTGTTCGTTATGCAGATGAAGCATTGGCCAAAGAATATGCAGAAAAAGCAGTAATCCATCCGAAAGGACTGATTACTACGCCGGAAGATGCTCCGAAAATGGGAAAAGGTGCCGGGTTGCAGATGAAGAATCCTTTGAAGACAATTAGAGACGAATATAATGATACGCGTATGGGAGCTACTATTTATTGTTATTTGCAAGGATATAGCGACCCTCGTGGTGCTGTATATTTTAATAAAGTAAGTGGTGCTTTTAAAGCTGTGCGTACCGGTATTCCTCAAACCAATGTTTATGGAGATTTCTCTACTCCCAAGACCAGTGAAGATGATCCCCTCTACTGGATGAAAGCATCCGAAGTCTTGTTTCTGAAGGCAGAAGGTGCTTTGGCAGGGTTTGAAATGGGAGGAAAAGCTAAAGATTTTTATAATGACGGAGTACGTATGTCATTCCAGGAGAATGGGGTAAGTGATGCTGATACATATTTGGCAAATAGCTCTTATAAACCGGTCAATTATACAGATTCGCAGAACTCTTCTTTGAGTGTAGAAGCTCCAAGTGCAATAACCATTCGCTGGAACGAATCGACAGATGCCATAGAGGAAAATCTAGAGCGAATTATAACCCAAAAATACCTGGCAATCTATCCTAACGGACAGGAAGCGTGGACGGAATGGAGACGTACCGGTTATCCTCGTCAGATTGTAGTAGCAGAGAATAAAACGAATGCTAATGTTAGTACAGGTAATGGATTTAATCGGGGCGGAGTGCGCAGACTGCCATATCCTCGTAATGAATATGACCAGAATGGAGCCAACGTGAGCGATGCGGTAAGTAAATATCTGAATGGTACGGATGATGCGGCTACCAATGTGTGGTGGGATAAGAAATATAAATAA
- a CDS encoding endo-beta-N-acetylglucosaminidase family protein, giving the protein MKNLLLICISSILIMSVFACNEWNTPETLNLEDEAVKDLYSKRDSAKWAEEDKRHEENEKAYAQYLENLRAYKNSKHPIMFGWFNAWQPDGNGKYPKLSLIPDSMDVVSIWGNWHSLTEDKIKELREVQAKGTKVVIGWIIEDIGDQIKWGRENWPKDDKEAIVAYAQAIVDTITKYGYDGFDYDYEPSYASPFKPGNHCGNLTSCSQNYDKEKEILFMKTMRELLGPDKLFHLNGSIHWLDPSAAKYFDRFVVQSYAGNTSEFNSWTNMIMNRLDIRMDQIVFCESFENKGASARKEFPKAYAEYVVSKGGNLGGIGVYHINEDAKEDNTYINIRTAISVMNPPVNE; this is encoded by the coding sequence ATGAAAAATTTATTATTAATATGTATCAGTTCCATCTTGATAATGAGCGTTTTCGCTTGCAATGAATGGAATACGCCTGAAACGTTGAATTTGGAAGATGAGGCTGTAAAAGACCTTTATTCTAAGAGAGATTCTGCTAAATGGGCAGAAGAAGACAAACGTCATGAAGAGAATGAGAAAGCATATGCGCAATATTTGGAGAACCTGAGAGCCTATAAGAATTCCAAACATCCGATTATGTTTGGTTGGTTCAATGCCTGGCAACCGGATGGAAATGGTAAATACCCGAAATTGTCATTGATACCTGATAGTATGGACGTTGTTTCTATTTGGGGAAACTGGCATTCACTGACTGAAGATAAAATAAAAGAACTTCGTGAAGTGCAGGCAAAAGGTACCAAAGTTGTAATAGGATGGATTATTGAGGATATTGGCGACCAAATCAAATGGGGACGTGAAAACTGGCCGAAAGATGATAAAGAAGCTATTGTAGCCTATGCACAAGCCATTGTCGACACAATTACTAAGTACGGTTATGATGGATTCGATTATGATTATGAACCATCGTACGCTTCTCCTTTCAAGCCGGGAAATCATTGTGGAAATCTGACTTCATGTTCTCAAAACTACGATAAGGAAAAAGAAATCTTGTTTATGAAAACTATGCGTGAATTGTTAGGCCCCGACAAGTTATTCCATTTGAATGGTTCTATTCATTGGCTGGACCCGAGTGCTGCAAAGTATTTCGACCGTTTTGTCGTTCAGTCTTATGCAGGGAATACAAGTGAATTTAATAGTTGGACTAATATGATTATGAATCGTTTGGATATAAGAATGGATCAAATCGTATTCTGCGAGAGTTTTGAAAATAAAGGGGCCAGTGCTAGAAAGGAATTTCCAAAAGCATATGCTGAATATGTGGTTTCTAAAGGTGGAAATTTAGGCGGTATTGGCGTATATCATATAAATGAGGATGCAAAAGAAGATAATACCTATATTAATATTCGCACGGCTATTTCAGTCATGAATCCACCTGTAAATGAATAA
- a CDS encoding BT_3987 domain-containing protein — protein MMKYIYNKYWIALISLSCLLLTSCDYADGEGEASANAVYMETPDNKGVLPFVLEPEGGTIAITPRLANITGQEVTIKVEYDKSVLDTYNKKNATSYVALPASAFKLSDGGQKEMTGGIDIKVAKGDFATQAFVKVGKLDEEQFPNTEKYAIPLLITSASAYTLIPSQRTVLLLLNRPLVTSVALVSGYFRYKPANVWTQPEWTIQMSAMYSSLSRSNLTTAFISNWAGSEFYTRINSNQGIQVKNGRDGDDTWTQVSLQPHKWLHISYVHKDRTVTVYVNGKVHKVFPTGAIWMTEDSWIQVGNDGYKNDYLRELRFWSKALTEAEINDMLYTPVSPDTPDLRAYLPLTKEAGTKDLVAPEGATPVEFTGKIEYVENVKFPSDDLVIVEK, from the coding sequence ATGATGAAATATATATATAATAAATATTGGATTGCTTTGATAAGCCTTTCATGCTTGTTGTTGACTAGTTGTGATTATGCTGACGGTGAAGGAGAAGCTTCTGCAAATGCAGTATATATGGAAACTCCTGATAATAAAGGAGTGTTGCCATTTGTGTTGGAACCAGAAGGTGGTACTATTGCGATAACTCCCCGGTTAGCCAATATTACCGGTCAAGAAGTTACGATTAAAGTAGAGTATGACAAATCAGTGCTCGACACATATAATAAGAAAAATGCTACCTCCTATGTCGCGTTGCCGGCTTCTGCTTTTAAACTGTCTGATGGCGGTCAGAAAGAGATGACAGGAGGCATTGACATTAAAGTTGCTAAGGGAGATTTTGCCACTCAGGCATTTGTAAAAGTGGGAAAACTGGATGAAGAGCAATTCCCGAATACTGAGAAATATGCTATACCCTTGTTGATAACCAGTGCTTCTGCATATACGTTGATACCTTCGCAACGCACGGTACTTTTGTTATTAAATCGTCCACTAGTAACTTCTGTCGCTTTAGTATCCGGTTATTTTAGGTATAAACCAGCTAATGTATGGACACAACCGGAATGGACTATTCAGATGAGTGCTATGTATTCTTCTTTATCCAGAAGCAATCTGACAACTGCCTTTATCAGCAATTGGGCGGGTAGTGAATTCTACACGCGTATTAACTCTAACCAGGGAATTCAGGTGAAGAACGGACGTGACGGAGATGATACATGGACTCAGGTTTCGTTACAACCGCATAAATGGTTACATATCTCCTATGTGCATAAAGATAGAACAGTGACCGTTTATGTCAATGGAAAAGTACATAAGGTATTTCCTACGGGTGCAATTTGGATGACAGAGGATAGCTGGATTCAAGTTGGTAATGACGGATATAAAAATGATTATCTGCGTGAATTGCGATTTTGGAGTAAGGCATTGACCGAAGCAGAAATCAATGACATGCTTTATACTCCTGTATCTCCTGACACTCCGGACTTGAGAGCTTATCTTCCTTTGACTAAGGAAGCAGGAACAAAAGATTTGGTAGCTCCGGAAGGTGCAACACCTGTCGAATTTACCGGAAAAATTGAATATGTGGAGAATGTAAAATTCCCTTCTGATGATTTAGTAATCGTAGAGAAGTAG
- a CDS encoding DUF1735 domain-containing protein: protein MNNIITYIKSILCIGCLLFVTSCGDDGVEVVSQDVSWTMDSQYIEEDVREELGINPFMDLVYFSYYSTPLMSVKANYDLEHVTLVGDNDFSFNVKITKPFKEDLKLKLTTISNTQFPVAVEEYTKVADDNCILGTAVLKAGELETTIKFSFKDIDKLNELPGYVLALTLVIENQQEHLGVSKSRGTFFIKVDTAIQIENIEASNEPIEGELFNDIVTFESDIRPDKLSTLNDGDRKKNSWYTSNAQNYLTMKFSNSVTLKGIMVDTNPSVTSNYALKSVKVMVDKGNGQWLSNGVYEQGHVKGVAYIKFKTPIDCVGIRFEDIMSITNRFTVDVNEVTFIK from the coding sequence ATGAATAACATAATAACATATATAAAAAGTATTTTATGTATAGGATGTCTTCTTTTCGTCACTTCTTGCGGAGATGATGGGGTAGAAGTTGTATCTCAAGATGTTTCCTGGACTATGGATAGTCAATATATAGAGGAAGACGTGCGCGAAGAATTGGGTATCAATCCGTTTATGGATCTGGTTTATTTCAGTTATTACAGTACTCCGTTAATGTCGGTCAAAGCGAATTACGATTTGGAGCACGTGACACTTGTCGGTGACAATGATTTTTCTTTCAATGTGAAAATAACGAAACCTTTCAAGGAAGATTTGAAACTGAAGTTGACGACGATTTCTAATACCCAATTTCCGGTAGCAGTAGAAGAATATACAAAAGTGGCGGATGATAATTGTATATTAGGAACAGCAGTATTGAAAGCCGGGGAATTAGAGACTACAATTAAATTTAGTTTCAAGGACATCGATAAATTAAACGAATTACCAGGTTATGTATTGGCTTTGACCTTGGTTATTGAAAACCAACAAGAACACTTGGGGGTATCAAAATCGCGTGGAACTTTTTTTATAAAAGTAGATACTGCGATTCAAATCGAGAATATCGAAGCTAGTAATGAACCTATTGAAGGAGAATTATTTAATGATATTGTAACATTTGAATCAGATATACGACCAGATAAGTTATCAACATTGAATGATGGAGATCGTAAGAAGAATTCATGGTATACTTCTAATGCGCAAAATTATTTGACTATGAAATTCTCAAATTCTGTGACTCTAAAGGGTATTATGGTGGATACTAATCCAAGTGTTACGAGTAATTATGCATTGAAGAGTGTGAAAGTAATGGTAGATAAAGGAAATGGGCAATGGTTGAGTAACGGTGTATATGAACAAGGGCATGTGAAGGGAGTGGCGTATATTAAGTTTAAGACTCCGATTGATTGCGTCGGGATACGATTTGAAGACATTATGTCTATTACTAATAGATTTACGGTAGATGTTAATGAAGTGACCTTTATCAAGTAA
- a CDS encoding copper resistance protein NlpE N-terminal domain-containing protein: MLKSQLPGTYIGLAPCADCDGAFSGITFEEDGTVWFYSSPNQQKATSQKGCWDIKNSLVYVIMRSDTFYYRPALPDSIISLYRDRRNPKELIESYTLKKYLQKSDKGSVHNIV, from the coding sequence ATGCTTAAGTCACAATTGCCCGGTACTTATATCGGATTAGCCCCTTGTGCTGATTGCGACGGTGCCTTTTCCGGCATAACGTTTGAAGAAGATGGGACAGTATGGTTCTATTCCTCGCCGAATCAACAGAAAGCAACATCGCAAAAAGGTTGTTGGGATATAAAGAACTCGTTGGTTTACGTGATAATGAGAAGTGATACATTTTATTATCGTCCGGCATTACCGGACAGTATTATCTCACTTTATCGAGACAGGCGAAATCCCAAAGAACTTATAGAGTCTTATACATTAAAAAAATATCTGCAAAAATCAGATAAGGGCAGTGTCCATAATATTGTGTAA
- a CDS encoding Dps family protein: MKTLEFIKLNESGANNVVASLQQLLADFQVYYTNLRGFHWNIKGHNFFVLHSQFEKMYDDTAEKVDEIAERILMLGGTPANKFSDYLKVANINEVDKVSDGDEALNSILQSISYLIGEERKILSIASQAGDEVTVSMMSDYLKEQEKLVWMLVAYNSK; this comes from the coding sequence ATGAAAACTTTAGAATTTATCAAACTGAATGAATCGGGAGCAAACAACGTAGTAGCATCTTTGCAACAACTATTAGCGGACTTCCAAGTATATTACACCAATCTTCGCGGTTTCCACTGGAATATCAAAGGACATAATTTCTTCGTTCTCCACAGCCAGTTCGAGAAGATGTATGACGACACAGCCGAAAAGGTGGACGAAATAGCAGAACGAATCCTAATGTTGGGCGGAACTCCTGCCAACAAATTCAGTGATTATCTGAAAGTGGCTAATATCAATGAAGTGGACAAGGTGAGCGATGGTGACGAAGCTTTGAACAGCATTCTCCAGTCTATCAGCTATCTGATCGGTGAGGAACGCAAGATTCTGTCTATCGCTTCTCAAGCCGGAGACGAAGTAACCGTTTCGATGATGAGCGATTATCTGAAAGAACAGGAAAAACTGGTTTGGATGTTGGTGGCTTATAATAGTAAGTAA
- a CDS encoding hydrogen peroxide-inducible genes activator: MTIQQLEYILAVDQFRHFARAAEYCRVTQPTLSAMIQKLEDELGVKLFDRTVQPVCPTTIGQKVIDQARVILAQAAQVKEIISEEKQSLSGIFRLGVLPTVAPYLLPRFFPQLMEKYPELDIRVTEMKTQDIQQALHAGDLDAGIIASKLEDSFLTEETLFYEQFYAYVSKKEPSFKHDVIRTSDITGERLWLLDEGHCFRDQLVRFCQMEAVKVSQMAYRLGSMETFMRMVESGKGITFIPELAVVQLTEEQRKLVRPFAIPRPTRQVVLATSKDFVRHTLLCVLKEEIKSAVPKEMLMLQSVQCLL; this comes from the coding sequence ATGACAATACAACAATTGGAATACATATTAGCGGTAGATCAGTTCCGGCATTTTGCCCGGGCGGCTGAATATTGCCGGGTGACGCAGCCTACATTGAGTGCCATGATTCAGAAGTTGGAAGACGAGTTGGGCGTGAAACTGTTCGACCGAACCGTGCAACCCGTTTGCCCTACTACTATCGGGCAAAAAGTGATTGATCAGGCACGGGTGATTTTAGCTCAGGCAGCTCAGGTAAAAGAGATAATCAGTGAAGAGAAACAATCATTGTCCGGCATATTCCGTTTAGGAGTATTGCCGACGGTAGCTCCTTACCTGCTTCCGCGTTTTTTCCCCCAATTGATGGAGAAGTATCCGGAGTTGGATATTCGGGTGACGGAAATGAAGACGCAGGATATTCAGCAGGCCTTGCACGCCGGAGATCTGGATGCGGGAATTATCGCCAGCAAGCTGGAGGATAGTTTTCTGACGGAAGAAACATTGTTTTACGAGCAATTTTATGCGTATGTATCCAAGAAAGAACCCTCCTTCAAACATGATGTTATCCGCACCTCCGATATAACCGGTGAACGGCTTTGGCTGTTGGATGAGGGACATTGCTTTCGCGACCAACTCGTTCGCTTCTGCCAGATGGAAGCGGTGAAAGTCAGTCAGATGGCCTATCGTTTGGGCAGTATGGAAACCTTCATGCGGATGGTGGAAAGCGGAAAAGGAATCACGTTTATCCCCGAACTGGCTGTCGTGCAGTTGACGGAAGAACAACGTAAACTAGTGCGGCCCTTCGCTATCCCGCGTCCTACACGCCAGGTTGTGTTGGCTACAAGCAAAGATTTCGTTCGCCACACTTTGCTTTGCGTCCTCAAGGAAGAGATAAAATCAGCGGTCCCTAAAGAAATGCTGATGTTGCAGTCCGTTCAGTGTTTACTGTAG
- a CDS encoding DMT family transporter translates to MKKGLFYAILASVLWAIVNPFIKQGLSYDFTPMNFAGLRFTTVGIILFAYTWHKGMWQEIRQHSKLFLNLVLINMFMGYTAFYFGVDFVSGAISSIIMGMTPLINVLLAHLLASDDRLNAHKIISLIVSLIGLFLIIGMGSDGEPLDWKGITGIVLLLLSIIFQGYSAISVSEDKGKVNPIFLNAVQMFFGGLLIYMVGLGTEGYHSFIGKPSGFYISLGILVFISVFAFSFWFIALQSKGAKVSDINMCRLINPILGAVLSWVMLPDEYPTFSTVAGMIIIVSSLIIYFKGAEISQWLKNKTAKVS, encoded by the coding sequence ATGAAAAAAGGACTCTTTTATGCTATATTGGCCTCTGTTCTATGGGCTATCGTCAATCCCTTTATCAAACAAGGGCTGAGCTACGATTTCACTCCCATGAATTTTGCCGGACTCCGTTTCACGACTGTGGGGATTATCTTATTCGCATATACCTGGCACAAAGGAATGTGGCAGGAAATACGGCAACACAGCAAACTATTTCTGAACCTGGTGCTTATCAATATGTTTATGGGATACACGGCCTTTTATTTTGGCGTGGACTTTGTAAGCGGGGCCATCTCATCTATCATCATGGGAATGACTCCCCTTATCAATGTATTGTTGGCTCATCTGCTCGCAAGCGATGACCGCCTAAACGCGCATAAGATTATCAGTCTCATTGTCAGCCTTATCGGACTGTTCCTCATCATCGGAATGGGAAGTGACGGCGAGCCGCTCGACTGGAAAGGAATTACGGGTATCGTGCTTCTGCTGCTTAGTATCATTTTTCAAGGCTATTCCGCCATCTCCGTTTCGGAAGATAAGGGAAAGGTGAATCCTATTTTCCTGAATGCCGTACAGATGTTTTTCGGAGGCCTACTTATATATATGGTAGGATTGGGCACGGAAGGTTATCATTCTTTCATCGGAAAGCCAAGCGGATTCTATATCAGTCTCGGCATTCTCGTATTTATCTCGGTCTTCGCCTTCAGCTTCTGGTTTATCGCCTTGCAAAGCAAAGGAGCGAAAGTCAGCGATATCAATATGTGCAGGCTGATCAATCCCATTCTCGGTGCAGTACTGAGTTGGGTTATGCTGCCGGACGAATATCCCACATTCAGTACAGTGGCAGGAATGATTATTATTGTCAGCTCCTTGATTATCTATTTCAAAGGAGCTGAAATAAGCCAATGGCTCAAGAATAAAACGGCGAAAGTAAGTTGA
- a CDS encoding MIP family channel protein — translation MKKYISEMIGTMVLVLMGCGSAVFAGSMAGTVGAGVGTVGVALAFGLSVVAMAYAIGGISGCHINPAITLGVFLTGRMNGKDAGMYMLFQVIGAIIGSAILFALVSTGAHDGPTATGSNSFGDGEMLQAFIAEAVFTFIFVLVVLGATDSKKGAGNLAGLAIGLTLVLVHIVCIPITGTSVNPARSIAPALFEGGEALSQLWLFIIAPFVGAALSAAVWNYLGDKK, via the coding sequence ATGAAGAAGTACATTTCAGAAATGATCGGGACAATGGTACTTGTCCTTATGGGATGTGGTAGTGCCGTTTTTGCGGGCAGTATGGCGGGAACAGTAGGTGCCGGTGTGGGCACGGTAGGTGTGGCTTTGGCCTTTGGATTATCAGTAGTGGCGATGGCGTATGCTATCGGAGGCATTTCGGGATGTCATATTAACCCTGCTATCACTTTAGGGGTATTTCTGACAGGACGTATGAATGGAAAAGATGCAGGAATGTATATGCTTTTCCAAGTGATCGGAGCTATTATCGGCTCGGCTATTCTTTTTGCTTTGGTTTCTACCGGAGCCCATGACGGTCCTACGGCAACGGGATCGAACAGTTTTGGTGACGGGGAGATGTTACAGGCATTCATTGCGGAAGCGGTATTTACTTTCATTTTTGTATTGGTAGTGCTTGGTGCTACCGACTCGAAGAAGGGGGCAGGTAATTTGGCAGGACTTGCTATCGGTCTCACTCTGGTGTTGGTGCATATCGTATGTATTCCTATTACGGGCACTTCTGTCAATCCGGCACGCAGTATTGCTCCGGCATTGTTCGAGGGAGGAGAAGCCTTGTCGCAGTTGTGGCTATTCATCATTGCTCCTTTCGTCGGAGCTGCCTTGAGCGCTGCCGTATGGAATTATTTGGGAGATAAGAAATAA
- a CDS encoding NigD1/NigD2 family lipoprotein: MKKFKFIAFIFAIMTTTLILQSCLDDNDGPADLLVISTINKISQDSKDFYFTLDNGEKMYPNNGQEWNSAEFAEGQRAFVIFNELETPVNGYDYNVLVKQINEILTKDIVEMDDDENTEEKIGDDKINTTDMRINKDNKYLTIEFQYYGTHSADKKHFLNLVIPKAEAAPTAEDGSGKDEYINLEFRHNSEGDYPQTLGEGYVSFKLDKIKDRMEGKKGLRIRVNTLYSGIKTYEVKFP, from the coding sequence ATGAAGAAATTTAAATTCATTGCCTTTATCTTTGCTATTATGACCACTACGCTGATTCTTCAGTCATGCCTGGACGATAACGACGGTCCGGCCGACCTGCTGGTTATCAGCACGATCAACAAAATCAGCCAGGATAGCAAGGATTTTTATTTCACTCTCGATAACGGTGAAAAGATGTATCCCAATAATGGCCAGGAATGGAACAGTGCGGAATTTGCAGAGGGGCAACGCGCCTTTGTCATTTTTAACGAACTGGAAACTCCCGTAAACGGATATGACTACAATGTGCTAGTAAAACAGATTAATGAAATACTTACAAAAGATATCGTCGAGATGGATGACGATGAAAATACTGAAGAGAAAATCGGAGATGATAAAATAAACACTACTGATATGCGTATCAACAAAGATAACAAATATCTGACGATTGAATTCCAATACTACGGTACGCACAGTGCAGATAAAAAACATTTCCTGAATCTGGTAATCCCCAAAGCGGAAGCCGCTCCTACCGCAGAAGACGGTAGCGGAAAGGATGAATATATCAATCTTGAATTCCGTCACAACAGTGAGGGAGACTATCCCCAGACTTTGGGTGAGGGATACGTATCTTTCAAGCTGGATAAAATCAAGGACCGGATGGAAGGAAAGAAAGGACTGAGAATTCGCGTAAATACCCTATATAGCGGCATTAAAACTTATGAAGTAAAATTTCCCTAA
- a CDS encoding RNA polymerase sigma factor: MEEFELSEQCRLGNNRARKELYEQYAGRMLGICLRYTGDRDTAQDLLHDGFIKIFDSFDKFTWRGEGSLRAWMERVMVNIALQYLRKNDVMNQSTPLEELPEEYEEPAASDVEAIPQKVLMQFIEELPVGYRTVFNLYTFEDKSHKEIAQALGINEKSSASQLFRAKSVLAKRVKEWIMHNG, from the coding sequence ATGGAAGAATTTGAGTTGTCGGAACAATGCAGGCTAGGCAATAACCGTGCCCGCAAGGAGCTGTATGAGCAGTATGCGGGGCGTATGCTTGGCATTTGTCTTCGGTATACCGGCGACCGTGATACTGCCCAAGACCTGCTTCACGACGGTTTTATAAAGATATTCGATTCTTTCGACAAGTTCACCTGGCGGGGTGAAGGTTCCCTGCGGGCGTGGATGGAGAGAGTGATGGTCAACATTGCATTGCAGTATCTTCGCAAGAACGATGTGATGAATCAGTCGACACCTTTGGAAGAGCTGCCAGAGGAATATGAAGAGCCGGCTGCATCCGATGTAGAGGCGATTCCGCAAAAAGTGCTGATGCAGTTTATCGAAGAGTTGCCCGTCGGATACCGTACCGTGTTTAACCTTTATACCTTCGAAGACAAGTCGCATAAGGAAATTGCCCAAGCATTAGGTATCAATGAAAAATCTTCGGCTTCGCAACTGTTTCGCGCGAAGAGTGTATTGGCAAAAAGAGTAAAAGAATGGATAATGCATAATGGATAG